A window of the Lactuca sativa cultivar Salinas chromosome 5, Lsat_Salinas_v11, whole genome shotgun sequence genome harbors these coding sequences:
- the LOC111902363 gene encoding isoaspartyl peptidase/L-asparaginase 1 translates to MGWAIALHGGAGDIPVDLPAERREPREAALRRILQIGVSALNAKCSPVDVVELVVCELENCPDFNAGKGSVLTTNGTVEMEACIMDGISKRCGAVSGVTTVVNPISLARKVMEKTPHIYLAFDGAESFAREQGLKTVDRSHFITPENIQRLKQAKESNRVQQDYTQPIKTPDEKVPDDGDSKLGTVGCVAVDGLGNLAAATSTGGLVNKMAGRIGDTPIIGAGTYANKLCAVSATGRGEAIIRDTVARDVAAVMEYKGLGLKEAAAYVVHEVTPMGTTGLVAVSGGGEVAMPFNTTGMFRASATEDGFMEVAIW, encoded by the exons ATGGGATGGGCAATAGCTTTGCACGGCGGAGCCGGCGATATTCCGGTCGATTTACCAGCTGAACGCCGTGAACCTCGAGAAGCTGCCCTCCGCCGTATCCTTCAGATCGGTGTCTCCGCTCTTAATGCCAAATGCTCTCCCGTAGATGTCGTTGAACTTGTG GTATGTGAACTGGAAAACTGTCCAGACTTCAATGCTGGTAAAGGATCTGTTCTAACCACCAATGGAACAGTTGAGATGGAAGCTTGCATCATGGATGGAATTTCAAAAAGATGTGGTGCAGTTTCTGGTGTCACAACAGTTGTCAATCCCATCTCTTTAGCCAGAAAAGTCATGGAAAAAACTCCTCATATTTATCTTGCTTTTGATGGAGCAGAGTCCTTTGCAAGAGAACag GGGCTCAAAACTGTAGATAGGAGCCATTTCATCACCCCTGAAAATATCCAGAGATTAAAGCAAGCAAAAGAATCCAACAGAGTTCAA CAAGACTATACACAACCTATTAAAACACCAGATGAGAAGGTTCCTGACGACGGGGATAGCAAACTTGGAACCGTCGGATGTGTGGCGGTGGACGGTCTCGGCAACCTAGCCGCCGCCACTTCCACCGGCGGTCTGGTCAACAAAATGGCGGGAAGGATCGGAGATACGCCCATCATCGGTGCAGGGACCTACGCGAATAAGTTGTGTGCCGTTTCTGCAACCGGCAGAGGTGAAGCTATAATCCGGGACACGGTGGCGAGGGATGTGGCGGCGGTTATGGAGTATAAAGGTTTAGGTCTGAAAGAGGCGGCGGCGTATGTTGTACATGAGGTTACGCCGATGGGAACCACCGGCTTGGTGGCGGTGTCTGGTGGTGGTGAGGTTGCTATGCCTTTTAATACGACGGGTATGTTTAGGGCTTCGGCTACTGAAGATGGGTTTATGGAGGTTGCAATTTGGTGA